In Oncorhynchus tshawytscha isolate Ot180627B linkage group LG01, Otsh_v2.0, whole genome shotgun sequence, the genomic stretch CTTTTATGAGCAACTGGGTGACCCTAAAGTACCTCTGTTTCATCATGGGGACACTGATGTAAAGGCAAAGCTCTTAAGTTGGCTGTTATGTGGTGCATCTTATCAGGTGGAATACAGCACAGCAAGTTAGAATAGCTGGAAACAGAAGTGCTCTTCCAATAGCATTTATTTCTTGGCTTATTCAGGCATTATCAAATCACATTATCAACAATGAACATTATCATCCCAATTCCCATCATCGCTTGGGCAGAAGAAAATAGGAACAGCAAAATACAgcttttgatttgttacattCCATATTGCAGTACATATGTCACAGGAGCTCTTTAATGGTCTCATAATTGACAGTTATGAATTATGATACTGAACATATTACGCGTCAGTTAATCTTTCAAGGTGGAGCAGTTCTCATATTGCTTCGAAGGCTTGCACTAATCATGCAGGTTTACAGAAAACGTCTACTGACCTCTAAATCTGGTCTTTCTAAAAAGAGGTTAAGTCCCAGGTTTTAGGTTTAGCTTGCTTTTCTGCAATTGGCTGAGCAGCCTGCCCTGTTGATGTTTTCTTTGCAGTTTTGTCATCTTTGCTGTCTTCATCACCTCTTGTAAAGCCTTTCTCATCTATTTTAGATTGTGCCCTTTCTGTTGTCTTCCCGTCAACAGTTTTTTCTTTCAAACCCATGGTTGATACATCCTGTTCTTTCACTGGCGATGTCTTTGTAATAGATATCTCCACATGTTCAGGTTTTTCCTCGGAGGCCTTGGCCTTCACGTTCTCTGTCTTTGGGGTTTCATCGTTGGGATCCGTAACCTTCTCAGGCTCTTTAGCCGTACTTTCCTCTGGTTTCTCCTGAGTTGTGCTGCTCTCTGGCGCCTCTCTGTGTGAGTCCTTGCTCTTTGCAACAGAAGGCACCTGTTTCTCTGGTGGTGTGGCAGTCTCAGCTTTGCCTCCACTGCTGATCGTTTCACTCTCTGTAGGGGTGGTCGTTGATTCTAGGGTAATGATTAAGTTTGATATAGGGGATATTTCATCTTTAGGGGTGATCTCGGTAGGTTTGATGGTTGGGGCCAGTTTAGGGGATGTTTCTTCTTTAGGGGTAACGGTTGGGGCTGGTTTAGGGGATATTTCATATTTTGGGGTGATGGTTGATTCTGGTTTAGGGGAGGTCTCCTCTTTAGTGGTGACGTTTGAGGCTGATGTTGGGGAAGTTCCTTCTTTAGGGGTGACTTCTGGTTTTGGGGAAGATCCTTCTTTAGGGGTGACTGCTGGTTCAGACTTTGAAGTTTCTTCTTTAGGGGTGATGTTTGGGGTTGGTTTTGGGGAAGTTCCTTCTTTAGGGGTGACGGTTGGGTCTGGTTTTGGGCTTGTTTCTTCTTTAGGGGTGACGGTTGGGGCTGGTTTAGGGGATATTTCATATTTTGGAGTGATGGTTGATTCTGGTTTGGGGGAAGTTTCTTCTTTAGGGGTGACTGCTGGTTCTGGTTTTTGGGAAGTTTCTTCTTTAGGGGTGGTGGTTGTTTCTGATTTAGGGAAGGTCTCTTTGGGGGTGATAGTTGGGGCTGGTTTGGGGAAAGTTTCTTTAGGGGTGAGTACTGATTCTGATTTTGGGGAAGTTTCTTCTTTAAGGGTGACTGCTGGTTCTGGTTTAGGGGATGGTTCTTCTTTAGGGGTAATGGTTGGGTCTGATTGTGATGTTTCTTCTTTAGGGGTGACTGTGGGGTCTGGTTTAGGGGATGGTTCTTCTTTAGGGGTAATGGTTGGGTCTGATTGTGATGTTTCTTCTTTAGCGGTGACTGTGGGGTCTGGTTTAGGTGATGTCTCATCCTTGGGGGTGACCATTGGGTCCATTTTTGGGGATGTTTCTTCTTTGGGGGTGACGGTTGGGGCTGGTTTAGGGGATATTTCATATTTTGGGGTGATGGTTGATTCTGGTTTAGGGGAGGTCTCCTCTTTA encodes the following:
- the LOC112256126 gene encoding cell surface glycoprotein 1; this translates as MPKTRPNVTPKEETCPKPDPTVTPKEETSPKLDPTVTPKEETCPKPDPTVTPKEETSPKPDSTVTPKEEISPKPEVTPKEETSPKPDPTLTPKEGTSPKPEVTPKEGTSPKSASNVTTKEETSPKPESTITPKYEISPKPAPTVTPKEETSPKMDPMVTPKDETSPKPDPTVTAKEETSQSDPTITPKEEPSPKPDPTVTPKEETSQSDPTITPKEEPSPKPEPAVTLKEETSPKSESVLTPKETFPKPAPTITPKETFPKSETTTTPKEETSQKPEPAVTPKEETSPKPESTITPKYEISPKPAPTVTPKEETSPKPDPTVTPKEGTSPKPTPNITPKEETSKSEPAVTPKEGSSPKPEVTPKEGTSPTSASNVTTKEETSPKPESTITPKYEISPKPAPTVTPKEETSPKLAPTIKPTEITPKDEISPISNLIITLESTTTPTESETISSGGKAETATPPEKQVPSVAKSKDSHREAPESSTTQEKPEESTAKEPEKVTDPNDETPKTENVKAKASEEKPEHVEISITKTSPVKEQDVSTMGLKEKTVDGKTTERAQSKIDEKGFTRGDEDSKDDKTAKKTSTGQAAQPIAEKQAKPKTWDLTSF